A part of Citrifermentans bremense genomic DNA contains:
- a CDS encoding DsbC family protein, with protein sequence MSWLKNLKYLIAAASALVPLALFVPAFAMSGGCGGECASCHSITVQEAGTLLKGIGVVKEVKPAPVRGLYEVTFEQQGNTGVAYLDYGKKYIIAGQAFDIASRQPVGANAPAAKQQERLDPATLSTTDALVMGNPDGKKKLFVFTDPECPYCAKMHGELKKLVESEPDLAIYVKLFPLKMHPKAYDKARVIVAKKSLELLENSFAGKALPAATEATPKKPVDDTIRFAAAAGINATPTLVLPDGRIFPGYKDAAAMRQLLQ encoded by the coding sequence ATGTCTTGGTTGAAAAATCTCAAATATCTCATCGCCGCAGCATCCGCTCTCGTGCCCCTGGCACTTTTCGTCCCTGCCTTCGCCATGTCTGGAGGCTGCGGCGGCGAGTGCGCCTCGTGTCACTCGATCACGGTACAGGAGGCGGGCACGCTCCTGAAGGGGATCGGAGTGGTCAAGGAAGTGAAGCCCGCGCCGGTGCGGGGGCTGTACGAGGTGACCTTCGAGCAGCAGGGTAACACCGGCGTAGCCTATCTCGATTACGGCAAGAAGTACATCATCGCCGGCCAGGCGTTCGACATCGCATCCAGGCAGCCGGTGGGGGCCAACGCGCCGGCCGCAAAGCAGCAGGAGAGGCTAGATCCCGCGACCCTTTCCACAACTGATGCGCTGGTGATGGGAAACCCCGACGGGAAGAAGAAGCTCTTCGTTTTCACCGATCCCGAGTGCCCCTACTGCGCGAAGATGCACGGCGAGCTGAAGAAACTGGTCGAGTCGGAGCCGGACCTTGCCATCTACGTCAAGCTCTTCCCGCTCAAGATGCATCCCAAGGCCTACGACAAGGCACGGGTGATCGTGGCTAAAAAGTCGCTGGAACTGCTTGAGAATTCCTTTGCCGGCAAGGCGCTTCCTGCTGCCACGGAGGCGACGCCCAAGAAGCCGGTGGACGATACCATCCGTTTCGCCGCCGCAGCCGGGATCAACGCTACCCCGACCCTGGTACTGCCCGACGGGCGCATCTTCCCCGGGTACAAGGACGCGGCCGCGATGCGCCAGTTGCTGCAGTAG
- a CDS encoding sigma-54-dependent transcriptional regulator yields MTEKKKILVVDDEENLRHMLQVMLKKQGYLVEQAVDGQQALEKAQQGSYDFIICDIRMPVLDGRAFLAACGDAGISTTVIMMSAYGTLDDAIGCMKLGAYDYISKPFNSDEISLVLKKAEERERLKDENRRLREEVVRRLPLGDIISRNERMAEIGRLVLKLSEHKTSVLILGESGTGKELVARALHYGGARRGAPFVAVNCGAIPESLLESELFGHVKGAFTDASHDKIGLFEEADGGTLFLDEISELSLPLQVKLLRVLQEEEIRRVGAATSQRVNVRVVSATSRDLAQEVVAGRFREDLYFRLNVFPISLPALRDRIEDVPLLVDHFLEKHGERMGITGVRPSPETLQALVRYRWPGNVRELENCIERGLVLCEAGVLGLSCLPESVRRGVGIERRATDLPESLSIKKGAESLERALIVRALEQTAGNRTRAAKLLEISHRALLYKLKEYDLG; encoded by the coding sequence GTGACCGAGAAGAAGAAAATACTGGTGGTGGACGACGAGGAAAACCTGCGCCACATGCTCCAGGTCATGCTGAAAAAGCAGGGTTACCTGGTGGAGCAGGCTGTGGACGGCCAGCAGGCCCTGGAGAAGGCGCAACAGGGAAGCTACGACTTCATCATCTGCGACATCCGTATGCCGGTCCTGGACGGCAGGGCCTTCCTGGCCGCCTGCGGAGACGCGGGCATCAGCACCACGGTGATCATGATGTCCGCCTACGGCACGCTCGACGACGCCATCGGCTGCATGAAGCTCGGCGCCTACGACTACATCTCCAAGCCGTTCAACAGCGATGAAATCTCGCTGGTACTGAAAAAGGCGGAAGAGCGCGAACGGCTGAAGGACGAGAACCGCAGACTGCGCGAGGAAGTGGTGCGCCGCCTCCCCTTGGGCGACATCATCAGCAGAAACGAGCGCATGGCCGAAATCGGGCGACTGGTGCTGAAGCTCTCGGAACACAAGACGTCCGTCCTCATCCTGGGGGAGTCCGGGACCGGGAAAGAGCTGGTCGCCAGGGCCCTGCACTACGGCGGAGCGCGCAGGGGCGCCCCGTTCGTGGCGGTAAACTGCGGCGCGATACCCGAATCCCTGCTGGAGAGCGAGCTCTTCGGGCACGTCAAGGGGGCCTTCACCGATGCAAGCCACGATAAGATTGGCCTATTCGAGGAGGCCGACGGCGGCACCCTTTTTCTCGACGAAATCTCCGAGCTCTCCCTGCCGTTGCAGGTTAAGCTCTTGCGCGTGCTGCAGGAGGAGGAAATCCGCCGCGTCGGTGCGGCAACGTCGCAGCGCGTGAACGTGCGCGTGGTCTCGGCCACCTCGCGCGACCTGGCGCAGGAGGTTGTGGCAGGGAGGTTCCGCGAGGACCTCTACTTCAGGCTCAACGTCTTCCCCATCTCGCTTCCCGCACTGCGGGACAGGATCGAGGACGTCCCGCTCCTGGTGGACCACTTCCTGGAAAAACACGGCGAGAGGATGGGGATTACCGGCGTGCGCCCAAGCCCGGAGACGCTGCAGGCCCTGGTGCGCTACCGCTGGCCGGGAAACGTGAGGGAGCTGGAGAACTGCATCGAGCGCGGCCTGGTGCTTTGCGAAGCCGGGGTCCTCGGGCTTTCGTGCCTTCCGGAGAGCGTGCGCCGCGGGGTAGGGATCGAGAGACGCGCTACCGACCTCCCTGAATCGCTTTCGATAAAGAAGGGGGCCGAGTCGCTGGAACGCGCGCTCATCGTGCGCGCCCTGGAACAGACTGCCGGAAACAGGACTCGCGCCGCGAAGCTACTGGAGATAAGCCACCGGGCACTTTTGTACAAGCTGAAGGAGTACGATCTGGGGTGA
- a CDS encoding valine--tRNA ligase, with amino-acid sequence MAKKELEKVYEPKSVEERWYQQWEQKGYFHATVPSDKPGYSIVIPPPNITGVLHMGHALNNTLQDILCRWKRMAGYNVLWMPGTDHAGIATQNVVERQLAAEGKDRFELGREAFIERVWKWKGESGGQIIGQLKRLGASCDWERERFTMDAGLSKAVREVFVRLYQEKLIYRDNRLINWCPRCHTALSDIEVEHEEKAGHLWHLRYPVVGTGEHLVVATTRPETMLGDTAVAVHPEDERYAHLVGKMVLLPLVNREIPIIADDYVDREFGTGVVKITPAHDFNDFEMGVRHNLDRINVFDESGVVNAAGKQYEGMDRFAARKQVVADLEAAGLLEKIQDHALSVGGCYRCKTVVEPYMSLQWYVKVGPLADRALGAVKDGRTKIVPQQWENTYYDWMENIRDWCISRQIWWGHRIPAWYCDHCGHITVAKEDPTSCEKCGSDEIRQETDVLDTWFSSALWPFSTMGWPEKTPELAAFYPTSCLVTGFDILFFWVARMMMMGLHFMDEVPFTDVYIHALVRDAQGQKMSKSKGNVIDPLTVIDAYGTDAFRFTLAAFAAQGRDIKLAEERIAGYRNFANKIWNASRFAMMNLEGFDPNAVDPATLKLSNADRWILYRLNQTTVSVDSALGSFRFNEAAGDLYRFTWSEFCDWYIELAKDDLYKGDADRQAAAKYVLWLVLENLLRLLHPFMPFITEEIWQALPKKAGSAESIMISSFPTPCAEWEGYAAAASEMELVMEVIKGIRNIRGEMEVAPSKQIAAILDCKSEASLALLKRNEAYVMSLARLSDLGIGQGIERPAEASLQVAGDVEIIVPLRGLVNVEEEEKRLGKEIAKIEKDIEFLSKKLENPSFVERAPADVVEKEREKIGEFATKKKLLEESLEKIQRLR; translated from the coding sequence ATGGCAAAGAAAGAGCTGGAAAAGGTTTACGAGCCGAAAAGCGTCGAGGAGCGTTGGTACCAGCAGTGGGAGCAGAAGGGTTACTTCCACGCGACTGTCCCCTCCGACAAGCCTGGCTACAGTATCGTGATCCCCCCCCCGAACATCACCGGGGTCTTGCACATGGGACACGCGCTTAACAATACGCTGCAGGATATCCTCTGCCGCTGGAAACGGATGGCCGGTTACAACGTCCTCTGGATGCCGGGCACCGACCATGCCGGCATCGCCACCCAGAACGTTGTGGAGCGCCAGCTGGCCGCCGAAGGAAAGGACCGCTTCGAGCTGGGGCGCGAGGCGTTCATCGAGCGGGTCTGGAAGTGGAAGGGCGAGTCCGGCGGGCAGATCATCGGCCAGTTGAAGCGCCTGGGCGCCTCCTGCGACTGGGAGCGCGAGCGCTTCACCATGGACGCCGGCCTCTCCAAGGCCGTGCGCGAGGTGTTCGTGCGCCTGTACCAGGAGAAGCTGATCTACCGCGACAACCGCCTGATCAACTGGTGCCCGCGCTGCCATACCGCCCTTTCGGACATCGAGGTCGAGCACGAGGAGAAGGCGGGACACCTGTGGCACCTGCGCTACCCGGTGGTAGGTACCGGCGAACATCTGGTGGTCGCGACGACCCGCCCGGAAACCATGCTGGGCGACACCGCGGTGGCGGTACACCCCGAGGACGAGCGCTATGCCCACCTGGTGGGCAAGATGGTGCTCCTCCCCCTGGTGAACCGCGAGATCCCGATCATCGCCGACGACTACGTCGACCGCGAGTTCGGCACCGGCGTCGTCAAGATCACCCCGGCCCACGACTTCAACGACTTCGAGATGGGGGTCAGGCACAACCTGGACCGCATCAACGTCTTCGACGAGTCGGGCGTGGTAAACGCGGCCGGCAAGCAGTACGAGGGGATGGACCGTTTCGCGGCAAGGAAGCAGGTGGTGGCGGATCTCGAAGCCGCGGGGCTTTTGGAGAAGATCCAGGACCACGCGCTTTCCGTCGGCGGCTGCTACCGCTGCAAGACCGTGGTCGAGCCGTACATGTCGCTGCAGTGGTACGTGAAGGTCGGGCCCCTGGCCGATCGCGCCTTGGGCGCCGTGAAGGACGGGCGCACGAAGATCGTCCCGCAGCAGTGGGAGAACACCTACTACGACTGGATGGAGAACATCCGCGACTGGTGTATCTCGCGCCAGATCTGGTGGGGGCACCGGATCCCCGCCTGGTACTGCGACCACTGCGGCCACATCACCGTGGCCAAGGAGGATCCGACCAGCTGCGAGAAGTGCGGCTCCGACGAGATCCGGCAGGAGACCGACGTGCTGGACACCTGGTTCTCCTCGGCTCTTTGGCCCTTCTCCACCATGGGGTGGCCTGAAAAGACCCCGGAGCTTGCCGCTTTCTATCCGACCTCCTGCCTCGTCACCGGCTTCGACATCCTCTTCTTCTGGGTGGCGCGCATGATGATGATGGGGCTCCACTTCATGGACGAGGTCCCCTTTACCGACGTCTACATCCATGCCCTGGTGCGCGACGCGCAGGGGCAGAAGATGTCCAAGTCCAAGGGGAACGTGATCGACCCCTTGACCGTGATCGACGCCTACGGGACCGACGCCTTCCGCTTCACCCTGGCTGCCTTCGCGGCCCAGGGGCGCGACATCAAGCTTGCCGAGGAGAGGATCGCCGGTTACCGCAACTTCGCCAACAAGATCTGGAACGCCTCCCGCTTCGCCATGATGAACCTGGAGGGGTTCGACCCGAACGCCGTGGATCCGGCAACCCTCAAGCTCTCCAACGCCGACCGCTGGATCCTGTACCGGCTGAACCAGACCACGGTCTCGGTCGACTCGGCGCTCGGCTCCTTCCGCTTCAACGAGGCGGCGGGCGACCTGTACCGCTTCACCTGGAGCGAGTTCTGCGACTGGTACATCGAGCTTGCCAAGGACGACCTCTACAAGGGGGACGCCGACCGTCAGGCTGCCGCGAAATACGTGCTCTGGCTGGTGCTTGAGAACCTGTTGCGCCTTCTGCACCCGTTCATGCCGTTCATCACAGAGGAGATCTGGCAGGCGCTCCCGAAAAAGGCGGGCTCCGCCGAATCGATCATGATCTCCAGCTTCCCCACCCCCTGCGCGGAGTGGGAGGGGTACGCCGCTGCCGCCTCCGAGATGGAGCTGGTCATGGAGGTGATCAAGGGGATCAGGAACATCCGCGGCGAGATGGAGGTGGCCCCGAGCAAGCAGATCGCCGCCATCCTCGACTGCAAGTCCGAGGCGAGCCTCGCACTTTTGAAGCGCAACGAGGCCTACGTGATGAGCCTTGCCCGTCTCTCCGACCTGGGCATTGGGCAGGGGATCGAGCGGCCCGCCGAAGCGAGCCTGCAGGTTGCGGGCGACGTCGAGATTATCGTTCCGCTGAGGGGTCTCGTGAACGTAGAGGAAGAGGAGAAGCGTCTTGGCAAGGAGATCGCCAAGATCGAAAAGGACATCGAGTTCCTCTCCAAGAAGCTTGAGAACCCGAGCTTCGTGGAGCGCGCCCCCGCCGACGTGGTCGAGAAGGAGCGCGAGAAGATAGGCGAGTTCGCCACCAAGAAGAAGCTTCTGGAAGAGAGCCTGGAGAAGATCCAGAGGCTCAGGTAA
- a CDS encoding response regulator, translating into MGNRLLLADDSITIQKVVAIIFANEEFELTVVDNGTAALEKAREIKPDVMLVDALMPGKTGYEVCAEIRRDPELNSVPILLLIGAFEPLDEEKARDCGADASISKPFESQQLIDRVKEMLVLGKSRESAPAPAAATAAEPSAEELWGDLSSFDAMPAVEAPEAAAFPDAEAVWGNVAAEVEPAAAAPAAPAVSVVAAAVQEELVEATQEDDLWGAFELEEVSSAPAAPPAQLFGVVEPEGELEAEELFSFDEDDEDIEETGPALDLEPEAQVEEMPVSISEEEFFALAEEPAAAAEEAPAATVEAESFQFPEYDPFAVEAEATEPQAPAAAVQAAEPAKAQQPAAPAAAAAATPAELSEEQLVAALSKVSREVIERIVWEVVPDLAEVLIKEEIRKLRAGERG; encoded by the coding sequence ATGGGCAATAGACTGCTCCTCGCCGATGACAGCATCACCATCCAGAAAGTCGTGGCAATCATCTTTGCCAACGAGGAGTTCGAGCTCACCGTCGTGGACAACGGCACGGCTGCCCTTGAGAAGGCGCGGGAGATAAAGCCCGACGTGATGCTGGTCGACGCCCTGATGCCCGGCAAGACCGGGTACGAGGTCTGCGCCGAGATCCGCCGCGATCCCGAGCTCAATTCCGTCCCCATCCTGCTCCTGATCGGCGCCTTCGAGCCGCTGGACGAGGAGAAGGCGCGCGACTGCGGGGCTGACGCGTCCATATCGAAGCCGTTCGAGTCCCAGCAGCTGATCGACCGCGTGAAGGAGATGCTGGTTCTCGGCAAGTCCAGGGAGAGCGCGCCCGCCCCCGCCGCGGCTACGGCCGCGGAGCCGAGCGCCGAGGAGCTTTGGGGCGACCTCTCCTCCTTCGACGCCATGCCTGCCGTTGAGGCCCCCGAGGCGGCAGCTTTCCCCGACGCCGAGGCGGTCTGGGGGAACGTGGCGGCCGAGGTCGAGCCTGCAGCCGCCGCACCGGCCGCACCGGCGGTATCCGTTGTCGCCGCTGCGGTGCAGGAGGAACTGGTGGAAGCGACCCAGGAGGACGATCTCTGGGGGGCCTTCGAGCTGGAGGAGGTTTCGTCCGCCCCGGCAGCCCCCCCGGCCCAGCTTTTCGGGGTGGTGGAACCGGAAGGGGAGTTAGAGGCCGAGGAGCTCTTCAGCTTCGACGAGGACGACGAAGACATCGAGGAAACCGGACCCGCCCTGGACCTGGAGCCAGAAGCGCAGGTAGAGGAAATGCCGGTCAGCATCTCGGAGGAGGAGTTCTTCGCGCTTGCCGAGGAGCCGGCGGCTGCAGCCGAGGAGGCTCCTGCCGCGACAGTAGAGGCCGAGTCCTTCCAGTTCCCGGAGTACGATCCCTTTGCCGTCGAGGCCGAGGCGACAGAGCCGCAGGCCCCTGCCGCAGCAGTTCAGGCCGCCGAGCCCGCCAAGGCCCAGCAGCCTGCCGCGCCCGCCGCAGCCGCGGCTGCTACCCCCGCGGAACTGAGCGAGGAGCAGCTGGTGGCGGCTCTCTCCAAGGTTTCCAGGGAGGTGATCGAGAGGATCGTCTGGGAGGTGGTCCCGGACCTGGCCGAGGTGCTCATCAAGGAAGAGATCAGGAAGCTCAGGGCAGGCGAGCGCGGCTGA
- a CDS encoding DUF2914 domain-containing protein, with protein MNRTTVFTTVAAILFLCLAGFSESHAGDLKITEMAVTTKIVKGNPIDSVRRISSASVKALYCFTRFSAPEDTDTSIKQLWYLNDEVVAEYELPVKGAHWRTYSRKVVEKGLSGEWRCDAVDSDGKVLKSVSFRMN; from the coding sequence ATGAATCGCACCACGGTTTTCACCACAGTCGCCGCTATCCTTTTTCTCTGCCTCGCAGGCTTCAGCGAGTCGCACGCAGGCGACCTGAAGATCACCGAGATGGCCGTAACCACGAAGATCGTCAAGGGTAACCCGATCGACTCGGTGCGGCGCATCTCGTCGGCTTCGGTCAAGGCTCTCTACTGCTTCACCCGCTTCTCGGCGCCCGAGGATACCGACACCAGCATCAAGCAGCTCTGGTACCTGAACGACGAGGTGGTCGCCGAGTACGAGCTCCCGGTCAAGGGGGCGCACTGGCGCACCTACAGCCGCAAGGTGGTTGAGAAGGGGCTTTCGGGCGAGTGGCGCTGCGACGCGGTGGACAGCGACGGAAAGGTGCTTAAATCGGTCAGTTTCAGGATGAACTGA
- a CDS encoding serine hydrolase domain-containing protein, with product MPFFRQIICTLLLVLCASRGYAADPARIDALIGDAIGRNLIAGGVVLIGSRDKILFEKAYGRTSPLPDAPPMAVDTIFDIASLTKVAATTPSILKLAEEGRISLIDPVVKWFPEMAGHGKDAILVLHLLTHTSGLDDVQLYGENPMRSAIEGAASQRLKGEVGSRFRYADLNFILLAELVRRATGGPLDVYTQASFYRPLGMTDTGFNPRRDGRFGATLTDGRILMGEVQDPLCRQLGGVAGHAGLFSTARDLGRLCRMMLGGGVLDGRRVLAARTVDQMTAPYFSRGGGVVRGLGWDIASPFSSPRGNGFSRISFGHTGYSGTSIWIDPASDTFVILLTARLDYRNTHEFSKLRGDLSTVASQLFGIPPELGEMARFNDD from the coding sequence ATGCCTTTTTTCAGACAAATCATCTGCACTCTCCTCCTGGTACTATGCGCAAGCCGCGGCTATGCCGCCGACCCGGCCAGGATCGACGCGCTGATCGGTGACGCCATCGGCCGAAACCTCATCGCCGGCGGCGTGGTCCTGATCGGGAGCCGGGACAAGATCCTGTTCGAGAAGGCTTACGGCCGGACCTCCCCGCTCCCAGACGCCCCCCCCATGGCGGTCGACACCATCTTCGACATCGCTTCCCTCACCAAGGTCGCAGCAACCACCCCGTCGATCCTGAAACTCGCCGAAGAGGGGAGGATCTCGCTGATCGACCCAGTGGTGAAATGGTTCCCCGAGATGGCAGGCCACGGCAAGGACGCCATCCTGGTGCTGCACCTCCTTACCCACACTTCCGGGCTCGACGACGTGCAGCTTTACGGCGAGAACCCGATGCGCTCCGCCATAGAGGGGGCCGCCTCCCAGAGACTCAAGGGCGAGGTGGGGAGCCGCTTCAGGTACGCGGACCTCAACTTCATCCTCCTGGCGGAGCTGGTGCGCAGGGCGACCGGCGGTCCGCTCGACGTCTACACCCAGGCATCCTTTTACCGCCCGCTCGGCATGACCGACACTGGCTTCAACCCCAGGAGGGATGGGCGCTTCGGCGCCACCCTGACCGATGGGCGCATCCTGATGGGGGAGGTGCAGGACCCGCTCTGCCGGCAGCTCGGGGGAGTGGCGGGGCACGCCGGGCTCTTCTCGACGGCGCGGGACCTGGGAAGGCTTTGCCGCATGATGCTTGGGGGAGGGGTACTCGACGGCAGGCGGGTGCTGGCGGCGAGGACCGTGGACCAGATGACCGCCCCCTACTTCTCGCGCGGCGGTGGCGTGGTGCGGGGGCTTGGCTGGGACATCGCTTCCCCGTTCTCGTCTCCGCGGGGCAACGGCTTCTCCCGGATCTCCTTCGGTCATACCGGTTATTCCGGAACCTCGATCTGGATCGATCCGGCGTCCGACACCTTCGTGATACTTCTGACGGCCCGGCTGGATTACAGGAACACCCACGAGTTCAGCAAGCTCAGAGGCGATCTTTCCACTGTCGCATCCCAGTTATTCGGCATTCCTCCCGAGCTCGGCGAGATGGCCAGATTCAATGACGACTGA
- a CDS encoding prepilin peptidase codes for MSIPYIIYSSFAFILGGVVGSFLNVCICRMPHGESVVSPPSHCPKCDYRIRWYDNIPVLSYLVLRGKCRGCGAPISIQYPLVELLNAFLTLALFIRLFPVRLIEEAPFEVVLRQGTVFGILFVFCSALVVVTFIDLEHQIIPDAITLPGIVVGFAASFFIPQLGWLDSLIGIVAGGGSLLLIAYVYQAVAKKDGMGGGDIKLLAMMGAFLGWKAVIFIIFTGSLIGSVIGVSVMLARKENSSLAIPFGPFLASGAVLYIFYGGRIIRWYLSMGS; via the coding sequence TTGAGCATTCCCTACATCATCTATTCCAGCTTCGCCTTCATACTGGGGGGCGTGGTCGGCTCCTTCCTGAACGTTTGCATCTGCCGCATGCCCCATGGGGAATCGGTGGTCTCCCCCCCTTCGCACTGCCCCAAGTGCGATTACCGCATCCGCTGGTACGACAACATCCCGGTCCTGAGCTACCTCGTCTTGAGGGGGAAATGCCGCGGCTGCGGCGCTCCAATCTCAATTCAGTACCCGCTGGTGGAGCTTTTGAACGCCTTCCTCACTCTGGCGCTCTTCATCAGGCTCTTCCCGGTGAGGCTCATCGAAGAGGCCCCTTTTGAGGTGGTCTTGAGACAAGGGACGGTCTTCGGCATCCTGTTCGTCTTCTGCAGCGCCCTGGTTGTGGTCACCTTCATCGACCTGGAGCACCAGATCATCCCGGATGCCATCACGCTCCCCGGCATCGTCGTCGGCTTTGCCGCCTCGTTCTTCATCCCGCAGCTGGGGTGGCTCGACTCGCTGATCGGCATCGTCGCCGGCGGCGGCAGCCTGCTCCTGATCGCCTACGTCTACCAGGCGGTCGCCAAGAAGGACGGCATGGGGGGAGGAGACATAAAGCTTTTGGCCATGATGGGGGCGTTTCTCGGCTGGAAAGCTGTCATCTTCATCATCTTCACGGGTTCGCTGATCGGCTCGGTGATCGGGGTGAGCGTGATGCTGGCCAGAAAGGAGAACTCCAGCCTGGCCATCCCGTTCGGCCCCTTCCTGGCAAGCGGTGCCGTCCTCTACATCTTCTACGGCGGCAGGATCATCCGCTGGTACCTGAGCATGGGTAGCTAA
- a CDS encoding sensor histidine kinase: MKPTRFSLTFYTLSALSIMLVLTWAMLSVISFNTAEKDLLDQKGEEGRLLLSSIVLLLPRPLGAPEAGSAAAKYLEHLKADRTFRGFLLVDSSGRDLYALSDSAGGDAFLLGTLRSGRGTFQVSPDGLFGRCYLPVMEQGRAIGAARLTLSLLPERERLKGSRTLFLSYFVLDFLLLLVVGSYLLSTSVVVPIRRLLAATRRIASGDLSGTVDIPGSKEVAELGDAFNTMVVALREKREEVEANVASLNRANREIMEARNEAIRSEKMASVGLLAAGMAHEIGTPLAAIMGYSGILAEELAGDPEKSDYLRRITEESKRIDRIVRGLLDYARPKGAQREEIEVLPLLEKVVELLGAQGALKLLDVTVEVEPTLPRLHADPYQLEQLLINLIMNAKDAMPKGGKLQLKGLRAGGGVAIEVADTGAGMPPEHLSLVFEPFFTTKEPGKGTGLGLAIAARIAESCGGTLTVQSDLGEGSRFRLTLPAEGRG, encoded by the coding sequence ATGAAACCTACCCGATTCAGCCTCACCTTCTATACCCTTTCCGCCCTGAGCATCATGCTGGTGCTCACCTGGGCCATGCTTTCCGTAATATCCTTCAACACCGCCGAAAAAGACCTGCTGGACCAGAAGGGGGAAGAGGGGAGGCTGCTGCTTTCCAGCATCGTTCTTTTGCTGCCGCGCCCACTGGGGGCGCCCGAGGCCGGGTCGGCGGCGGCCAAATACCTTGAGCACCTCAAGGCGGATCGCACCTTCCGCGGTTTCCTCCTGGTCGATTCTTCCGGGCGCGACCTCTACGCCCTCTCTGATTCAGCGGGGGGAGATGCTTTCCTTCTCGGCACTTTGCGCAGCGGGCGCGGAACCTTTCAGGTATCGCCGGACGGCCTGTTTGGGCGCTGTTACCTTCCGGTCATGGAGCAGGGGAGGGCGATCGGCGCGGCGCGGCTCACCCTGTCGCTGCTTCCCGAGCGGGAGAGGCTCAAAGGGTCCCGCACCCTTTTCCTTTCCTACTTCGTTCTCGATTTCCTGCTGCTCCTGGTGGTCGGCTCCTATCTTCTATCCACAAGCGTGGTAGTGCCGATAAGGAGGCTGTTGGCGGCGACCCGCAGGATCGCTTCGGGCGATTTGAGCGGCACCGTGGACATCCCCGGCAGCAAGGAGGTGGCGGAGCTGGGTGACGCCTTCAACACCATGGTGGTGGCGCTCAGGGAGAAGAGGGAGGAGGTCGAGGCCAACGTCGCCTCGCTAAACCGGGCCAACCGCGAAATCATGGAGGCGCGCAACGAGGCGATACGTTCCGAGAAGATGGCGTCCGTGGGGCTTCTGGCCGCCGGGATGGCGCACGAGATCGGGACTCCGCTTGCGGCCATCATGGGGTACAGCGGCATTCTAGCCGAGGAGCTTGCCGGCGACCCCGAGAAGTCCGATTACCTGCGCAGGATCACCGAAGAATCGAAGCGGATCGACAGGATCGTCAGGGGGCTTCTGGACTACGCCCGGCCCAAGGGAGCCCAGCGGGAAGAGATCGAGGTGCTGCCTCTTTTGGAGAAGGTGGTGGAGCTTCTGGGAGCCCAGGGGGCGCTGAAGCTCCTGGATGTGACGGTTGAAGTGGAGCCTACCTTGCCGCGGCTGCACGCCGACCCATACCAGTTGGAGCAGCTGCTCATCAACCTGATCATGAACGCGAAGGATGCGATGCCGAAGGGTGGGAAACTGCAGCTCAAGGGGTTGCGTGCAGGTGGGGGTGTCGCCATCGAGGTGGCGGACACCGGCGCAGGGATGCCGCCCGAGCATCTGTCGCTGGTGTTCGAACCCTTCTTCACCACCAAGGAACCGGGCAAGGGGACAGGGCTGGGACTTGCCATCGCCGCCAGGATAGCGGAGTCGTGCGGCGGGACGCTCACGGTGCAAAGCGATCTGGGGGAGGGGAGCCGGTTCAGGCTGACGCTGCCGGCGGAAGGCAGGGGCTAG